A genome region from Gossypium hirsutum isolate 1008001.06 chromosome A04, Gossypium_hirsutum_v2.1, whole genome shotgun sequence includes the following:
- the LOC107949215 gene encoding mitochondrial intermembrane space import and assembly protein 40 homolog isoform X2, translated as MGQAQSAVAAAAAINDQARTQPSSSFASTDSIIAEAAAYGNDENQAQKALDCPCVSELRNGACGTQFTEAFLCFLKSTAEEKGSDCVHPFVALQTCIKGNPDAFPKNIIEDKEVKKEEEPIQEYKIYPPIWFKESQKPKAKPKPKL; from the exons ATGGGCCAAGCTCAAAGTGCTGTAGCTGCGGCAGCTGCCATTAACGATCAAGCTCGAACCCAGCCTTCCTCTTCTTTCGCTTCCACGGATTCTATTATTGCAG AAGCTGCGGCATATGGCAACGATGAGAATCAG GCGCAGAAAGCATTAGATTGCCCTTGTGTATCTGAGCTGCGGAATGGCGCTTGCGGGACTCAATTTACAGAGGCTTTCCTTTGTTTTCTCAAAAGCACTGCTGAAGAAAAG GGTTCGGATTGCGTGCATCCCTTTGTAGCCTTGCAAACCTGCATCAAAGGTAACCCTGATGCATTTCCTAAAAACATCATTGAAGATAAAGAAGTTAAGAAAGAAGAGGAACCAATCCAAGAATATAAAATCTATCCTCCTATATGGTTCAAGGAATCTCAGAAACCAAAAgcaaaaccaaaaccaaagcTGTAG
- the LOC107949216 gene encoding transcription elongation factor SPT4 homolog 2 produces the protein MGSAPAQIPTSFGHELRACLRCRLVKTYDQFRESGCENCPFFKMDEDNERVVDCTTPNFNGIISVMDPSRSWAARWLRIGRFVPGCYTLAVSEALPEDLQNLCEEVHVQYVPPKRV, from the exons ATGGGAAGCGCGCCCGCACAGATTCCGACGAGTTTCGGACACGAGCTCCGGGCTTGCCTCCGTTGCCGCCTCGTCAAAACCTACGATCAG tTTAGGGAATCGGGATGTGAGAACTGCCCATTCTTTAAAATGGATGAGGATAATGAACGCGTCGTCGATTGTACCACTCCTAACTTCAATGG gatAATCTCTGTGATGGATCCGTCTAGAAGTTGGGCTGCTCGTTGGCTGCGAATTG GAAGATTTGTCCCCGGTTGTTACACTCTTGCTGTTTCAGAGGCACTTCCAGAAGACTTGCAG AATTTATGCGAAGAAGTGCATGTGCAGTATGTGCCACCTAAACGGGTATGA
- the LOC107949215 gene encoding mitochondrial intermembrane space import and assembly protein 40 homolog isoform X1: MGQAQSAVAAAAAINDQARTQPSSSFASTDSIIAEAAAYGNDENQSLDAQAQKALDCPCVSELRNGACGTQFTEAFLCFLKSTAEEKGSDCVHPFVALQTCIKGNPDAFPKNIIEDKEVKKEEEPIQEYKIYPPIWFKESQKPKAKPKPKL, translated from the exons ATGGGCCAAGCTCAAAGTGCTGTAGCTGCGGCAGCTGCCATTAACGATCAAGCTCGAACCCAGCCTTCCTCTTCTTTCGCTTCCACGGATTCTATTATTGCAG AAGCTGCGGCATATGGCAACGATGAGAATCAG TCTCTTGATGCGCAGGCGCAGAAAGCATTAGATTGCCCTTGTGTATCTGAGCTGCGGAATGGCGCTTGCGGGACTCAATTTACAGAGGCTTTCCTTTGTTTTCTCAAAAGCACTGCTGAAGAAAAG GGTTCGGATTGCGTGCATCCCTTTGTAGCCTTGCAAACCTGCATCAAAGGTAACCCTGATGCATTTCCTAAAAACATCATTGAAGATAAAGAAGTTAAGAAAGAAGAGGAACCAATCCAAGAATATAAAATCTATCCTCCTATATGGTTCAAGGAATCTCAGAAACCAAAAgcaaaaccaaaaccaaagcTGTAG